In one window of Hevea brasiliensis isolate MT/VB/25A 57/8 chromosome 10, ASM3005281v1, whole genome shotgun sequence DNA:
- the LOC110673014 gene encoding vegetative cell wall protein gp1-like — protein MGIPSSLPTNPNPSPSPPLPQSPPPQTPPLPQSPPPQSPPLPPSQIPPLIPPTPLSPQTEPQNETPIFDTHSPEPVPEPAPTQMKTKGKTKRAAGRTKETPAGKRKRVPSVPFDLNSSPQPSSEPVSKRTKSSSQTPAPVVQTLVPQSSLHSPAPASSADNIEETDNVVLHMDVCEKIGHTYTTYRRS, from the exons ATGGGTATTCCATCCTCATTGcccacaaaccctaaccccagccccAGTCCACCGCTCCCTCAGTCCCCACCACCACAAACGCCGCCATTACCTCAATCGCCACCACCTCAGTCACCACCACTACCCCCAAGCCAAATACCACCTCTCATTCCGCCGACTCCCCTCTCGCCGCAAACCGAACCGCAAAATGAAACACCAATTTTCGACACCCATTCCCCAGAACCAGTACCTGAGCCTGCGCCTACTCAAATGAAAACCAAAGGCAAAACTAAAAGGGCCGCAGGTAGAACCAAGGAAACCCCAGCCGGAAAACGGAAACGAGTACCCTCTGTTCCTTTCGACCTAAATTCTTCACCTCAGCCGTCCTCTGAACCAGTCAGCAAAAGGACCAAGTCTTCCTCGCAAACTCCAGCACCAGTGGTCCAAACACTAGTACCTCAATCTTCCTTACACTCTCCAGCACCTGCGTCATCTGCAGATAATATAgaggag ACAGACAATGTTGTCTTGcatatggatgtttgtgagaaaatAGGCCATACCTATACTACATACAGAAGATCCTGA